The Cuculus canorus isolate bCucCan1 chromosome 26, bCucCan1.pri, whole genome shotgun sequence genomic sequence GTCCAGCCTGACGGTCGGACACTGGTGACGGAGAGCCGTGTGCGAATGCTGCCAGGCAGGTTGTGTCATGAGACGATGGGAATCTGTGCtgtcagcaggagcagccacGACTGCTTAGCGCGGATGGCCAGACAGCTCTGGGGAGATTAGCGGTGGTGATCCGAGCGAGGGCACAGTCCTTTCTGTCAGGGAGTCACATGTGAGCTGAACAGCGAAGGTGATTTGGGATCTAAGTGTCAGAGACACCGCACTGTCTCTTCCCTGCTCAGGAGAGAGTGAATCCCTTTCTCAGAGCAAGGAACCCGGGGTAAGGAACACCTGAGTTTGGTTCCCTTTCGACAGAGGACGAGTCAAGGCTgggattttctttgttcttagACATTCTGGACAGAGCTGCTTTTGGAGAAGCTCTTGGAATGGGCTGTATGAAAGCAGACAGCGTGAGGGAAggagctcctcttcctcctgtaGCTCCTCTGCGCGCCGAGAGCTCGGGAAACGCTTTCTCCCCGAAAGCCCTCGCGTTTCGCTGGCATCGGATGCTTTTCCTGCGCTGCTCCCGTCCGAGGAGAGGGCCCGGAGCGGGGCGCGGCGGCGGGAGGGCGGTCACTAGGACCCGAGGGCGGGTCCGCGGCGCTGATTGGCCGCCGCCGCGGGGGGTTCGCGGCCGCTGGCGCTTCCACGGCTCCAGTGATCGCGCGGAGCCGCCGGCGGTGGGAGCGGAGGCGATGAGCTGCGGCGAGTGAGCGCCGGGCGGGGGCGAGGGCGAGGGCCAGCCGGGgtggagggggggtggggggtgtccGCTGGCCGCGGGAGGGGGCCGGCAGCCCGGGCACACCGCCTGACCCCCTCTTCACCTCCAGGCTTTTCCAGGTGTACAGCGCACACGCCGCGGTCCCCCCAGCCATGCCCGTGGACCTGGCCATGGGGCTCTGCCTGAGCCACTCGCCTCCCATCCGCAAGCTCCTGAACTCCTATGAGGAGCTGCGGGGCAACCGAGGCCGCAAACCTCTCCGATCCTGTCTCAACCAGAAGCCAAGCACAGAACCTGAGCCTGAGCAGCGAGACAACACCAAGGGCTTCAAGGGCCAGAAGAAGAGGGTCGTGTTCGCCGACATGAAGGGGCTCTCGCTGACAGCTGTCCGCTTCTTCTCCAAGATTGAGGAGGACCTCTGTGACTTGCAGCATGCCCTGTCTGACCTCACCAGGTTCCGACCTAGGCTGCGAGACTCGCGCCCGGAAACGTGCAGGTACGTGCTGGacttcccacagccttctgcGGACTATGTGGCTTTCCGCAGCCGCCTGCACAGCAACCTTGTCAGCCTGGAGAACTGCCTGCTCCAGGACCGTGCCCTGTCAGGGACAGTGAAGGTCAGGAACATCGCATATGAGAAGAAAGTGGTGGTCCGCATCACCTTTGATGGCTGGAAGAGCTTCCGGGACATCTTCTGCCAGTACATGCATAGCACGTACGGCTCGGCCGACACAGACACCTTCTCCTTTGAGCTCACCCTGCCCAAGCCGTCCGTCTCCCGCAGGGCCACAGAGTTCTGCATCTCCTTCCAGTGTGGACAGAAGACCCACTGGGACAACAACCATGGGCGGAACTACAAGATCTGCTCTGTGGCCACAAACCGCCCTCCCTCCCGTGCCGTGAAGAGTGCCCGTGGGGCCTGGGAGCATCTTGGCACCTCTCGGGCTGCCGCCTTGGTCCTCTCACACCTGCAGACCTGGCGGCGCTCGGAGGCGCAGGCTCCGTATTGGTAGGAGCGCAGCGTGCAGAGAtgcaggtcccttccagccctgacCGTGGTGCAGGGGCCACTGGGGAGAGCTCGGAGGCAGGCGGCGCTGCTCCCGGTTCTGTTGGCTGCTCCGGGGGGGCCCGGCCTGCCACCACACGAGCCGGTGCCGGGATCCATGGACatgtctgtgctgctgcttctgccacagGGGTTGGAAGCTGTCGTGCGGTGCAACGCCCGATTTGTGTGACTCCATCTGGCCTGACTCCCGCCCAGTGCAACTCCCACCCGTAGGCTCTCCGGGAGCACCGTCCGCAGAGCAGGGGGCTGACGGGGCACCGGCTGCCGCTCGGGCTGGGAGCCGCGGGTCTCCCGGAGCGTCTCAAGGGCCTTATGCAGCGCCGCGGTCTCGGGGCGCTGGTGCTGTAACGGGGAGCGAATAAAGTGAGGGCGCTTCGGGAGCGCGGCCGCTGCCTCCGCCTCTCCCGGGACCGGGGcggaggcggggaggggggggaaggggggagggcACACACCgaggggaggggcggggcttcgCGCGGCGCGCGCTGACGTCACCGAACGTAGGCGGGGAGAGGCCTGGACGGGGGACGTGCTGTGCGTGCTGACGTCGCATGGGGGTGGGGTCTGCGTGCGCGCTGACGTCACGCGCCCGGCTCGAGGCGGCCCCGGCGGCGGCACCAGGTGAGCGCGCGGCGGGGCCGGTGCCGAGCGGCCCACACACacaatcccccccccccctttcacCCCCCGTTCTCCTCCGCCCCGGCCCGGGGCCGCCCCTTCCTCGGCTGCGGCCCGAGGCGCTCCGCCCGCACGGACCGTTAACCGGCGCCCCAACAGCGCCCGCCCCcgcggcccggccccgccgctccccCCGCAGCGCCCGCTGCCGGCGACGCCgcccggggctgcggggcccAGTCCCGGCCTTGCTCCGCTGTGCTCGAGGGGGGGGCCCTGTCCCGTTATGCCTCTATCCCGTTGCCCTCATCCGAGCGGGTCGTGTCCCGGTGGCCCGTATTCCATTGCTCCCCGACCCGGTGGGCCCCGTCCCCCCACACTTCATCCTGGTGCGCCGTGCCCTGCTCCCAGTGAACGAAGCTAAGGGCAACGCTGCCCGCATCCCGACTTGCCGCGCCGTGCCCAGCCCGGAGTGCACCGTTATCTGGGGCTGGGGCAGAACGCGGAGCTGCAGCCGAGGCAGCCGGTGTGGGGTGCCAGCATGGGATGCTCCCGCGGTGCCCGTCAGGCCACGGTGCTGGCAGCCAGGGGGGCCGCAGAGGCGTCCTGCCAGTGTCCACAGCACTGCCCTGGCATCAGCCCCGGCAGCTGTAGCCCGGGGTCGCGGCCGTGTGTGCTGCCAGCGCCAGCTGGCGCAGCGAAGGGGTGCAAGAACCGAGCCCTGCTCCGGGTAGCGGCTGCCAGCACAGGTGGCGGGTCAGACCAATCCTGGCTCTGATGGGTGACAGCTCCCATGTGGTGGGCAGTGACATGTGTGGCTGTGGCATTGCCTCTCCCAGGAGGTCGTTTATACAGGCGTATATTTTGTTGAGGTGCTAACAGTATTTGTAGTGTTCCTGGCATAGCAGTGTGAAGTCAGCACCTGCAGCACATTGTACATGGAGCAGGAGGATCTTCCCAacctctcctcccctctgcctctcaGGTACCTCTTAGATCCCATCCCCAGGTGATGCTCCATAGCCAGGTGGAGGTGCTGTCCTGAGGGAAGTCTCCCCTGAGCAGACTTGTCTTGTTCTACTGGCCCTGTGTGCACCTGTGCTGCGGTGAGCATCCTCCCGCAGAAGGCCTGGGGTGTTTGacctctggctgctcc encodes the following:
- the LOC104068530 gene encoding protein phosphatase 1 regulatory subunit 3C-B-like isoform X1, producing the protein MSCGELFQVYSAHAAVPPAMPVDLAMGLCLSHSPPIRKLLNSYEELRGNRGRKPLRSCLNQKPSTEPEPEQRDNTKGFKGQKKRVVFADMKGLSLTAVRFFSKIEEDLCDLQHALSDLTRFRPRLRDSRPETCRYVLDFPQPSADYVAFRSRLHSNLVSLENCLLQDRALSGTVKVRNIAYEKKVVVRITFDGWKSFRDIFCQYMHSTYGSADTDTFSFELTLPKPSVSRRATEFCISFQCGQKTHWDNNHGRNYKICSVATNRPPSRAVKSARGAWEHLGTSRAAALVLSHLQTWRRSEAQAPYW
- the LOC104068530 gene encoding protein phosphatase 1 regulatory subunit 3C-B-like isoform X2, encoding MPVDLAMGLCLSHSPPIRKLLNSYEELRGNRGRKPLRSCLNQKPSTEPEPEQRDNTKGFKGQKKRVVFADMKGLSLTAVRFFSKIEEDLCDLQHALSDLTRFRPRLRDSRPETCRYVLDFPQPSADYVAFRSRLHSNLVSLENCLLQDRALSGTVKVRNIAYEKKVVVRITFDGWKSFRDIFCQYMHSTYGSADTDTFSFELTLPKPSVSRRATEFCISFQCGQKTHWDNNHGRNYKICSVATNRPPSRAVKSARGAWEHLGTSRAAALVLSHLQTWRRSEAQAPYW